One window from the genome of Dyadobacter sp. CECT 9275 encodes:
- a CDS encoding tetratricopeptide repeat-containing sensor histidine kinase, translating into MLKFFFYLFLTGLWISTSCKNTGNAGRDHVAWADTVAEHSLNLMSGTEPASAIRYLDSSYATLSDPGITDLWKKYNLKVGYYTHYERDLQKRRMYVDSMLLVLKKVPGRYEEEYSHSLFLMAGLLQEEKKYNQAFQIYYQGRNFARAHLENCSLSEFSNALGIIRYKQEQYTAAIPYLRQAFQEIESCDNPSFEIKFIHAQSILNTTALCFQKSNMPDSAVKYYNRAIHFIISNQKLYPNKQNFMTMARAVVEGNLGGVYAQMGRFDEAEKHLLTNISLNDRPGFGIEDAQTAKLKLIRLYIDHNLLSKASNLLDQLGADLSSGRGKSIAHADIWENWYHLKWLYYDKTGDIVAAYRFSNKYHTYRDSLDHLQKGIKEVDMDQVLREQDQKYKLSLLEKDSQLKTTYVIGLSTVLAMALSLSLVIWLYYHRSRTNVRNLTAVNNQMQQALSALENSQLENSKLMKIVAHDLRNPIGAMASVADIMLLDDHRSDGDRELLKLIKDAGNNSLNLVGNLLHMNSTPETNFNREDVNLQDLAQQCADMLAIRASQKQQEIMLDLKPVILRINYEKMWRVVSNLISNALKFSPSGSKIYLSIQTSPQYATLTVRDEGIGIPPESGNKIFDAFTRSKRNGTAGEESFGLGLSITKQIVEAHGGTIHYESDGHSGTAFIIQLPMNTAV; encoded by the coding sequence ATGTTGAAATTCTTCTTTTATCTTTTTTTAACTGGTTTATGGATATCAACTTCTTGCAAAAACACAGGGAATGCTGGCAGAGATCATGTGGCGTGGGCGGATACGGTTGCAGAACACTCCCTGAATCTGATGAGCGGCACCGAACCTGCTTCGGCTATCCGATATCTTGATTCGTCCTATGCCACACTTTCTGATCCGGGGATCACTGATCTTTGGAAAAAATATAATTTAAAGGTAGGTTACTACACCCACTATGAACGTGACCTGCAAAAAAGAAGGATGTATGTTGACAGTATGCTGCTGGTCCTGAAAAAGGTACCTGGCCGATACGAGGAGGAATATTCACATTCTCTTTTCCTAATGGCCGGTTTGCTGCAGGAAGAGAAAAAATATAACCAGGCCTTCCAGATTTACTATCAGGGAAGAAACTTTGCAAGAGCCCACCTTGAGAATTGCAGTTTGAGTGAATTCAGTAACGCCCTGGGGATTATCCGATACAAACAGGAGCAGTACACAGCGGCCATTCCTTACCTGAGACAGGCCTTTCAGGAAATTGAATCGTGCGACAATCCGTCGTTTGAGATTAAATTTATCCATGCACAGAGCATCCTCAATACAACAGCCCTGTGTTTTCAGAAGTCCAACATGCCTGACTCTGCCGTAAAATATTACAATCGTGCGATTCATTTTATTATTTCAAATCAGAAATTATATCCGAATAAACAGAATTTCATGACCATGGCACGTGCTGTGGTGGAAGGGAATCTGGGTGGCGTGTACGCCCAGATGGGCCGGTTTGATGAAGCCGAAAAGCACTTGCTTACCAACATCAGCCTCAACGACCGCCCCGGGTTTGGAATAGAAGATGCGCAGACGGCCAAACTCAAACTCATCCGTTTGTATATAGACCACAATTTATTATCCAAAGCCAGCAACTTGCTAGACCAACTCGGAGCAGACCTGTCATCAGGAAGAGGCAAAAGCATTGCACATGCTGATATCTGGGAAAACTGGTACCATCTGAAATGGCTGTATTACGATAAAACCGGTGATATCGTAGCTGCCTATCGGTTCTCCAATAAATACCATACTTACCGCGACTCGCTTGATCACCTGCAGAAGGGAATAAAGGAGGTAGACATGGATCAGGTACTCAGGGAGCAGGATCAGAAATACAAGCTGTCGCTGCTGGAAAAAGATAGTCAATTGAAAACAACATACGTCATCGGGTTGTCTACCGTACTGGCAATGGCTTTATCACTTTCGCTGGTGATCTGGCTATACTATCATCGTTCGCGAACCAACGTCAGAAATCTTACGGCTGTCAACAACCAGATGCAGCAGGCGTTATCCGCACTGGAAAACAGCCAGCTTGAGAATTCGAAGCTCATGAAAATCGTTGCCCATGACCTCAGGAATCCTATCGGAGCCATGGCGTCGGTGGCTGACATTATGCTGCTCGACGACCATCGTTCAGACGGAGACCGGGAACTGCTGAAACTGATCAAAGATGCGGGAAACAACTCCCTTAACCTGGTTGGCAACCTGCTCCACATGAACAGTACACCTGAAACAAATTTCAATAGGGAGGATGTAAATCTTCAGGATCTGGCACAGCAATGTGCTGATATGCTGGCGATTAGGGCCTCACAGAAACAGCAGGAAATTATGCTTGACCTCAAACCGGTCATTCTCCGGATCAATTATGAGAAAATGTGGCGGGTAGTTAGCAATCTGATTTCCAACGCGCTCAAATTCAGCCCCTCCGGAAGCAAAATTTATTTATCCATCCAAACAAGCCCGCAGTACGCTACCCTCACCGTCCGGGACGAAGGAATAGGAATACCTCCGGAATCCGGAAACAAAATATTCGATGCCTTTACCCGATCTAAAAGGAATGGTACTGCCGGGGAGGAATCCTTTGGCCTGGGCTTGTCCATCACCAAACAGATCGTAGAAGCCCACGGTGGCACAATACACTATGAAAGCGACGGCCATTCAGGTACCGCTTTTATTATCCAGCTGCCTATGAATACAGCGGTTTAA
- a CDS encoding ankyrin repeat domain-containing protein, with translation MTALMNAINKNNISLVEQLIQNGADVDELDSNHDAPLVIAAYKGYNQIVKLLLEAGADVRAVDPGMKATALHAAAYAGRTEAARLLIEYHIDINKQGPYNGYTALHDAIWQDNVEIVKLLLAANADLHLLSNDGKSPLDFARSKNRKEIIGLIQQKLGK, from the coding sequence ATGACAGCTTTAATGAATGCCATCAATAAAAATAATATTTCGCTCGTGGAACAGCTCATTCAGAACGGGGCGGATGTGGATGAGCTGGATTCAAACCACGATGCCCCGCTGGTTATTGCTGCTTACAAGGGATACAACCAGATCGTTAAATTGCTCCTCGAAGCGGGTGCGGATGTCCGTGCCGTTGATCCGGGAATGAAAGCCACTGCGCTCCATGCGGCTGCTTATGCAGGCCGCACCGAAGCCGCCCGGCTCCTGATAGAATATCATATTGACATCAACAAACAAGGTCCCTATAACGGTTACACCGCCCTTCACGATGCGATCTGGCAGGATAACGTGGAAATCGTAAAATTGCTGTTGGCAGCCAACGCGGATTTACATTTGCTTTCAAACGACGGAAAATCCCCGCTGGATTTCGCCAGATCCAAAAACCGTAAAGAAATCATAGGCCTGATTCAGCAAAAGCTGGGAAAATAA
- a CDS encoding glycoside hydrolase family 36 protein: MKSNSNAMSFLRLSDIMMKTSQAYMRILLFLLATLAARPSEAVSSGRAQTVDQWVLANFAKGKVPPFSFVYGGRDSRLFIGKWKFKAEKAVTTGPVTDYVFTYTEPGQGLVVKCNVTGFNDFQAVEWVLEISNNAAANAPLLEKVYVLDQSFGYAQNGKFTLHYASASDAKKSDFAAIDSTIHPGRNIYLTTGGGRSSDRGAMPFFNISTPDQKGMMAAIGWTGKWFADINLNASKKLLLKSGMERMKLRLFPQEKIRTPRVSLLFWEGADRLIGNNLFRQFMLAHHSRKINGKFAEYPLSGGFNWGDPPPCNEYSCLTEDYAISLVKRYKQFGIVPEVFWLDAGWYTGCGMGENGQWWQNVGNWSVDKERFPNGLKPVSDAVHAVGAKFMVWFEPERVHKGTQIEKEHPEFLLSYPKKADRLFNLGNPAARIWMTDYISDLIKKEGIDYYRQDFNMDPMPYWEQADAPDRTGMTEIRHIEGLYAYWDSLLVRFPELLIDNCASGGRRIDLETTSRSAPLWRTDYHYGEPNGYQSHSYGLNFFLPLHGTGVFAKTDPLTFRSSLSSALVLNWKITGSEVTIPEMQRSVRDFKRLRPFYYGDYYPLTGIGDNTGDDVWLAYQMHRPGSQDGIVVGFRRSGNQQETILVKPGGLQADANYEWWNEDTGEKKIIKGADLSKGIPLQIKTRPGSALISYKKVD; encoded by the coding sequence ATGAAATCAAACAGCAACGCGATGTCTTTTTTGAGATTGTCAGATATTATGATGAAAACATCCCAGGCGTATATGAGGATATTGTTATTTTTACTTGCGACACTTGCGGCCCGACCTTCCGAGGCTGTCTCATCCGGTCGGGCGCAGACCGTGGACCAATGGGTCCTGGCTAATTTCGCCAAAGGGAAAGTACCGCCGTTCTCATTCGTATACGGCGGGAGGGATTCACGGCTTTTCATTGGTAAATGGAAATTCAAAGCTGAAAAGGCCGTTACCACCGGCCCTGTAACCGACTATGTTTTTACTTACACCGAACCCGGTCAGGGCCTGGTAGTGAAATGCAATGTTACCGGCTTTAATGATTTTCAGGCCGTAGAGTGGGTACTCGAGATAAGCAATAACGCAGCTGCCAATGCTCCTTTGCTGGAAAAGGTATACGTACTGGATCAGTCTTTTGGGTATGCTCAAAACGGGAAATTTACCTTGCACTATGCGTCAGCCTCTGATGCAAAAAAGTCGGATTTTGCGGCCATTGACAGTACGATTCATCCCGGCAGGAATATTTACCTGACAACAGGAGGGGGCCGCTCTTCGGACCGGGGCGCCATGCCTTTTTTCAATATCAGCACTCCCGACCAAAAGGGAATGATGGCGGCCATCGGATGGACGGGCAAATGGTTTGCGGATATCAATCTGAACGCCTCGAAAAAACTGTTGCTGAAATCGGGAATGGAGAGGATGAAACTGAGGTTGTTCCCCCAGGAAAAAATCCGTACGCCCCGCGTGAGCCTGCTGTTTTGGGAAGGTGCCGACAGGTTGATAGGGAACAATCTTTTCAGGCAGTTCATGCTGGCGCACCATTCCCGAAAAATCAATGGGAAGTTTGCGGAATATCCCCTCTCGGGAGGTTTTAACTGGGGTGATCCGCCTCCTTGCAACGAGTATAGCTGCCTTACAGAGGATTATGCCATTTCTTTGGTAAAAAGATACAAGCAGTTTGGAATTGTTCCGGAGGTCTTTTGGCTGGATGCCGGGTGGTATACCGGCTGCGGCATGGGCGAAAACGGACAATGGTGGCAGAATGTCGGGAACTGGTCTGTTGACAAGGAGCGTTTTCCGAATGGTCTCAAACCCGTTTCGGACGCGGTTCATGCGGTGGGTGCTAAATTTATGGTGTGGTTTGAACCTGAGCGCGTGCATAAAGGGACGCAGATAGAGAAAGAACATCCTGAGTTTTTGCTCTCTTATCCCAAAAAAGCGGATCGGCTGTTTAATCTGGGTAATCCGGCGGCGCGTATCTGGATGACCGACTACATCAGCGATCTGATCAAAAAAGAAGGTATCGATTATTACCGGCAGGATTTTAACATGGATCCCATGCCTTACTGGGAACAGGCTGATGCACCCGACCGGACAGGAATGACGGAAATTAGGCATATCGAAGGTTTGTATGCCTACTGGGACAGTTTGCTGGTGCGTTTTCCTGAACTGCTGATAGATAACTGCGCCAGCGGTGGCCGTCGGATTGACCTGGAAACTACCTCAAGAAGTGCGCCCTTGTGGCGTACCGACTATCATTATGGCGAGCCGAACGGCTATCAGAGTCATTCTTATGGACTTAATTTTTTCTTGCCGTTACACGGTACCGGGGTATTTGCCAAAACCGACCCGTTAACTTTCAGGTCGAGCCTGAGCAGTGCGCTGGTTCTTAATTGGAAAATCACCGGTAGCGAGGTGACCATTCCTGAAATGCAGCGGTCGGTCAGGGATTTTAAACGGCTTAGGCCATTTTATTATGGCGACTACTATCCGCTTACAGGCATTGGGGACAATACCGGCGACGATGTCTGGCTGGCTTATCAAATGCACCGGCCCGGTTCTCAGGATGGGATCGTGGTAGGGTTCCGGCGCTCAGGAAATCAGCAGGAGACCATACTTGTTAAACCTGGCGGCCTGCAGGCCGACGCGAACTACGAATGGTGGAATGAAGATACCGGAGAGAAAAAGATTATTAAAGGTGCAGACCTGAGCAAAGGCATCCCGTTGCAAATTAAAACCAGGCCGGGATCTGCTTTGATCAGTTACAAAAAAGTTGACTGA
- a CDS encoding right-handed parallel beta-helix repeat-containing protein, with protein sequence MKEKPLLLLLLCFGLWLSQDTFAGNSRIAAGKWEDREIVLYVSPKGSDSGEGTKKSPLKTLEGARQRVRKLRTVNRDRPVKVFVGGGVYALEKPVLFAAEDSGSENAPVVYEAEKNQQPVFSGSRKLKSWKVLQNKEMLKKLDPAVNGKVYVTDLREAGISEFGDATDLGLRPELFLSGQVQTLARWPNTGLTKAGKVMGKTALPATYVAKRGTKEGDFEYLDQRQDRWALESDVRLGGYWYWDWSEEFQKVSHIDTLEKGIHIREPYHGYGYKDSLRYFGLNLFCEIDTPGEWYLDRLTGLLYWYPPTGVNPSRAEVSLSVFSAPFMIEMQHCTNLSLRGLAFEEGRGSAIRIRQSNNCLISDCRVERFGKDGIHVEEGSGIGIAGCLLRTLGCGGMKVKGGDRKTLVPAGHFVEHTVVENFSLFKRTYQPAVYIEGCGMRLSHNRFRYSSSSAVRLEGNDIVLEYNQVSHVVNESDDQGGLDVFYNPGYRGNIVRYNHWAHIAGGTRHGAAGVRLDDMISGFTIYGNIFEQCGARDFGAVQIHGGKDNRVENNLFFKCPAGVSFSTWGTKRWLETLDSPVIQKKLYEEVDIRSELYQTRYPDLKGIRDNADVNTVVNNLLVDCEKVFFRDKAIQIQSNNTSVKSDGKELGTFCDSGYLKATGLQPIPYAEMGPKGNRWVID encoded by the coding sequence ATGAAAGAAAAACCTTTGCTTCTATTATTGTTATGTTTTGGATTGTGGCTTAGTCAGGACACCTTTGCTGGCAACTCCCGGATTGCAGCCGGAAAATGGGAAGACAGAGAAATAGTATTATACGTTTCCCCCAAAGGTTCTGATAGCGGTGAGGGTACCAAAAAGTCTCCTTTAAAAACATTGGAAGGAGCCAGGCAACGGGTGCGTAAGTTGCGTACAGTGAACCGTGACAGGCCGGTTAAAGTATTTGTGGGCGGGGGAGTATATGCGCTGGAAAAGCCGGTATTGTTTGCTGCGGAAGATTCCGGAAGCGAAAATGCCCCCGTCGTTTATGAGGCTGAAAAGAACCAGCAACCTGTTTTTTCGGGGAGCAGGAAACTGAAAAGCTGGAAGGTCCTTCAAAATAAGGAAATGTTAAAAAAGCTCGATCCGGCTGTAAATGGCAAGGTGTATGTGACTGATCTTAGGGAAGCCGGTATCTCGGAGTTTGGAGATGCCACCGACCTGGGCCTCCGGCCTGAGCTTTTCCTGAGTGGTCAGGTGCAGACACTTGCCCGCTGGCCCAATACGGGGCTCACTAAGGCAGGAAAGGTAATGGGCAAGACGGCACTGCCAGCAACCTATGTGGCTAAAAGAGGTACAAAAGAAGGCGATTTCGAATATCTGGATCAGCGCCAGGATCGCTGGGCCCTGGAAAGTGATGTGCGGCTGGGAGGCTACTGGTACTGGGACTGGAGCGAGGAGTTTCAAAAAGTTTCGCATATAGATACCCTGGAAAAAGGCATCCACATCCGTGAGCCTTACCACGGGTATGGTTATAAAGACAGCCTCCGTTACTTTGGATTAAACCTCTTTTGCGAAATTGATACACCCGGAGAATGGTACCTGGACAGGCTTACCGGGCTGCTGTACTGGTATCCGCCCACCGGTGTGAATCCTTCCAGGGCGGAGGTAAGTCTGTCGGTTTTCTCTGCCCCCTTTATGATAGAAATGCAGCATTGTACCAACTTGTCTTTGCGTGGCCTGGCTTTTGAAGAAGGCAGGGGAAGTGCCATAAGGATCAGGCAAAGTAACAATTGCCTTATTTCCGATTGCCGGGTCGAAAGGTTTGGTAAGGATGGTATTCATGTGGAAGAAGGGAGCGGTATCGGTATAGCTGGTTGTCTGCTCAGGACGCTGGGTTGCGGAGGTATGAAGGTGAAAGGAGGTGATCGTAAGACACTTGTCCCTGCCGGTCATTTTGTGGAACATACAGTAGTCGAAAATTTTTCGCTTTTCAAGCGAACATATCAGCCCGCAGTATATATAGAAGGCTGTGGCATGCGGCTTAGTCATAACCGTTTCCGTTATTCTTCCTCGTCCGCCGTCCGGCTGGAAGGCAATGATATTGTACTGGAATATAACCAGGTGAGCCACGTCGTCAATGAGTCGGATGACCAGGGCGGGCTGGATGTCTTTTATAATCCCGGTTACCGGGGAAACATTGTGAGGTATAACCACTGGGCTCATATTGCAGGTGGAACCCGGCATGGGGCAGCGGGGGTAAGGCTGGATGACATGATTTCCGGGTTCACCATCTACGGTAATATTTTTGAGCAATGCGGTGCACGTGATTTTGGGGCTGTACAGATACACGGAGGCAAAGATAACCGCGTGGAAAACAACCTGTTTTTTAAATGCCCTGCGGGCGTTAGTTTTTCGACCTGGGGTACTAAGCGGTGGCTGGAAACGCTGGATTCTCCGGTCATACAGAAGAAATTATATGAGGAGGTTGATATTCGCTCAGAATTGTACCAAACGAGATATCCTGATCTGAAAGGGATCCGTGACAATGCCGATGTGAACACCGTGGTCAACAATCTGCTGGTTGATTGTGAAAAGGTTTTTTTCAGGGATAAGGCCATTCAGATACAATCCAATAATACCTCTGTTAAAAGTGATGGGAAGGAACTGGGTACGTTTTGTGACAGCGGTTATCTGAAAGCCACAGGATTGCAACCCATTCCTTATGCAGAGATGGGGCCAAAGGGGAACCGGTGGGTCATAGACTAA
- a CDS encoding alpha/beta fold hydrolase, whose translation MSKITVKDGTEIYYKDWGTGQPIVFHHGWPLSGDDWDTQMMFFLNQGFRVIAHDRRGHGRSSQTAEGNDMDTYAADVAELTQALDLRDAIHVGHSTGGGEVIRYVAKYGQGRVAKAVLVSAVTPLMLKTEDNPDGIPMSVFDEIREGTATKRSQFFQDFTMPFYGFNREGATISQGIRDNWWRQGMMGGIKAHYDCIKAFSETDFTEDLKSVDVPVLILHGEDDQIVPFELTGARAVKLVKNGKLISYPGFPHGMPATEAATINADLLAFIRE comes from the coding sequence ATGAGTAAGATCACTGTAAAAGACGGTACCGAGATTTATTACAAAGATTGGGGAACCGGTCAGCCCATTGTTTTTCACCACGGCTGGCCTTTGTCCGGCGATGATTGGGATACCCAAATGATGTTTTTCCTGAATCAGGGATTCAGAGTCATTGCACACGACCGGAGAGGGCACGGGAGGTCGTCACAAACGGCGGAAGGAAACGATATGGATACCTATGCTGCTGACGTGGCCGAGCTTACGCAAGCACTTGACCTTAGGGATGCAATCCATGTGGGACATTCAACGGGCGGTGGTGAAGTAATTCGCTATGTTGCGAAATACGGGCAGGGCCGCGTGGCCAAAGCGGTACTGGTCAGTGCGGTTACACCATTAATGTTAAAAACCGAGGACAATCCGGATGGGATACCCATGTCCGTATTTGATGAAATACGGGAAGGTACTGCCACAAAACGGTCGCAGTTTTTCCAGGATTTTACGATGCCTTTTTATGGGTTCAACCGTGAGGGCGCGACCATATCGCAGGGAATACGGGATAACTGGTGGCGGCAGGGAATGATGGGCGGGATAAAAGCACATTACGACTGTATCAAGGCTTTCTCCGAAACCGATTTCACCGAAGACCTCAAAAGTGTGGATGTACCGGTCCTGATCCTTCATGGCGAAGACGACCAGATCGTTCCTTTTGAACTGACGGGTGCACGGGCGGTAAAACTGGTAAAAAATGGGAAACTCATCTCCTACCCGGGTTTCCCTCACGGTATGCCGGCAACAGAGGCCGCTACCATCAATGCGGATCTGCTGGCGTTTATCAGGGAATAA
- a CDS encoding ATP-binding protein has product MIQNNFYRKTKNDPDGLQDLWEKEFEANSLLGHRIFCFTSFIVYPLTAVVYYLNGNPDYKSILLTQLISSSLVLAVTILHFKGKINGQNASFISRMLLVVFQSIILARFETVYYYSLNINLTLQLIFSVWVLRWKWSYALTSSLTTIVFFSIALYSSGADVLVLFLKEGGMFYFIGQSVFPLILQMRYTRQYREFIYFHSLQKQNKELEKQNELAREATQAKTDFLSMMSHEIRTPLNGIVGIIHLMLQEDMKTDFQRELVGTLKFSSDHLMAVVNDILDFNKINSNHVKLAQESFDLSLLLKNLQKTFIPKVQEKHLDLIFEVEPTLPPQLNGDQVRLNQIITNLIHNAVKFTEKGFVKLTVKEEKRDESRITLRFDVRDSGIGIAPEDQPTIFEIFTQSNTEANRSNRGTGLGLAITKELLRLFGSDIKLESEPGKGSSFSFSIEFPYSAQPLVKEKPAGIKVALPEARILVVDDNAINLLLATNLLKKVGLQYDKAENGAEAVEKFRERGYEMILMDLKMPVMNGFEATRLIREQGSLVPIIALTASAFTDEREKALSNGFTGYLVKPFLPKDFYDLIFTFLNTEEQKH; this is encoded by the coding sequence TTGATACAAAATAATTTCTACCGAAAGACCAAAAACGATCCAGACGGCTTACAGGATCTTTGGGAAAAGGAATTCGAAGCGAATTCCCTGCTCGGCCACAGGATATTTTGTTTTACGTCTTTTATAGTCTATCCTTTAACGGCTGTCGTTTACTACCTCAACGGAAATCCCGATTACAAGTCTATTCTGCTGACACAACTTATCAGCAGCAGCCTTGTATTGGCCGTTACTATTCTCCATTTCAAAGGAAAAATAAACGGCCAGAATGCCTCTTTTATCAGCCGGATGCTGCTTGTTGTTTTTCAGTCCATTATTCTGGCCCGTTTCGAAACCGTTTATTATTATAGCCTGAACATCAATCTTACCCTCCAGCTGATATTTTCGGTTTGGGTGCTGCGTTGGAAATGGAGTTACGCTTTAACAAGTTCCCTGACCACCATCGTATTTTTCTCGATTGCTCTTTACAGCAGCGGAGCCGATGTGCTCGTCCTGTTTTTAAAAGAGGGAGGGATGTTTTACTTCATCGGACAAAGCGTTTTTCCATTGATACTGCAGATGCGGTATACCCGGCAATACCGGGAGTTCATCTATTTCCACAGCCTGCAAAAGCAAAATAAGGAGCTCGAAAAACAAAATGAGCTGGCCCGGGAAGCTACGCAGGCAAAAACAGACTTTCTCTCCATGATGAGCCATGAGATCCGGACTCCGTTGAACGGGATTGTGGGTATTATTCACCTGATGCTCCAGGAAGACATGAAGACCGACTTCCAGAGAGAACTGGTGGGAACACTTAAATTTTCGTCGGATCACCTGATGGCGGTGGTGAACGACATCCTGGATTTTAATAAAATCAACTCCAATCACGTCAAGCTTGCCCAGGAGTCCTTTGACCTCTCCCTGCTGCTTAAAAATCTGCAGAAAACATTTATTCCCAAGGTACAGGAAAAGCACCTGGACCTGATTTTTGAAGTTGAACCGACTTTGCCTCCACAGCTGAACGGAGACCAGGTCCGCCTGAACCAGATCATTACCAACCTGATACACAATGCCGTTAAGTTTACAGAGAAAGGTTTTGTAAAGCTCACTGTTAAAGAAGAGAAAAGAGATGAAAGCCGGATAACGCTGCGCTTCGACGTCCGTGATTCGGGAATAGGTATTGCCCCGGAAGACCAGCCGACCATTTTTGAAATTTTTACCCAAAGTAATACCGAAGCCAACCGCAGCAACAGGGGGACCGGCCTTGGGCTTGCCATTACTAAAGAACTGCTGCGACTTTTTGGAAGTGATATCAAACTGGAAAGCGAACCGGGAAAAGGATCAAGTTTTTCATTTTCGATCGAATTTCCATATTCTGCCCAACCGCTGGTGAAGGAAAAGCCTGCCGGAATTAAAGTTGCTCTTCCAGAAGCCCGGATTCTGGTTGTGGATGATAATGCGATTAATTTATTGCTGGCTACGAATTTGCTCAAAAAAGTTGGACTGCAGTATGACAAAGCCGAGAACGGAGCCGAAGCCGTTGAAAAATTCAGAGAGAGAGGATACGAAATGATACTGATGGACCTTAAAATGCCTGTGATGAACGGCTTTGAGGCAACCCGGCTGATCCGTGAACAAGGCTCACTGGTACCCATCATTGCGCTAACGGCCTCCGCCTTTACCGATGAACGTGAAAAGGCGCTGTCCAATGGTTTCACGGGCTATCTGGTTAAGCCCTTTCTTCCAAAGGATTTCTACGATCTTATCTTTACTTTTCTGAATACTGAAGAGCAAAAGCACTAA